From the Musa acuminata AAA Group cultivar baxijiao chromosome BXJ1-2, Cavendish_Baxijiao_AAA, whole genome shotgun sequence genome, one window contains:
- the LOC103975665 gene encoding homeobox-leucine zipper protein HOX32, producing the protein MLGGGEMAMVVSGKEAGKGQQQAAAMEAGKYVRYTPEQVEALERVYNECPKPSSLKRQQLIRECPILSNIEPKQIKVWFQNRRCREKQRKEASRLQTVNRKLTAMNKLLMEENDRLQKQVSHLVYENGYMRQQLHNPSVATTDTSCESVVTSGQHHHQQNPTPQHPQRDANPAGLLAIAEETLAEFLSKATGTAVDWVQMVGMKPGPDSIGIIAVSHNCSGVAARACGLVSLEPTKVAEILKDRPSWYRDCRCLDVLTVIPAGNGGNIELIYMQTYAPTTLAVARDFWTLRYTTALEDGSLVICERSLTPATGGPAGPPAPNFVRAEMLPSGYLIRPCEGGGSMIHIVDHVDLDPWSVPEVLRPLYESPKILAQKTTIAALRHLTQIAQEISGEVPYGGGRQPAVLRAFSQRLSRGFNDAVNGFSDDGWSLLGSDGVEDVTIAINSSPNKLLGSHANPSALYSTLGGGILCAKASMLLQNVPPAILVRFLREHRSEWADCGVDAYSAASLRANPYAVPGVRASTGFSGSQVILPLAHTAEHEEFLEVIRLEGHGFNQDDVILSRDMYMLQLCSGVDESAVGACAQLVFAPIDESFDDDLPLLPSGFRVIPLDPKTDSPATTRTLDLASMLEIGSGATARSVNETASSTYNLRSVLTIAFQFTYENHLRDNVAAMARQYVRSVVASVQRVAMAIAPSRPGCQIGVKHPPGSPEAHTLAQWISRSYRAHTGVELFQVDSQANDSLLKLLWHHPDAVMCCSLKASPVFTFSNQAGLDMLETTLITLQDLTLEKILDDNGRKLLCSEFPKIMQQGFSYLPAGICLSSMGRPVSYEQAVTWKVLNEEDSPHCLAFMFVNWSFV; encoded by the exons ATGCTTGGAGGGGGCGAGATGGCGATGGTAGTGAGCGGTAAGGAGGCGGGGAAGGGCCAGCAGCAGGCGGCGGCGATGGAGGCGGGGAAGTACGTGCGGTATACTCCGGAGCAGGTGGAGGCGCTCGAGAGGGTCTACAACGAGTGCCCCAAGCCCAGCTCCCTGAAGCGACAGCAACTCATACGGGAGTGCCCCATCCTCTCCAACATCGAGCCGAAGCAGATCAAGGTCTGGTTCCAGAACAGAAG GTGCCGGGAGAAGCAAAGGAAAGAAGCCTCTCGTCTCCAAACAGTGAACCGCAAGCTCACTGCCATGAACAAGTTGTTGATGGAGGAAAACGACCGGCTGCAGAAACAGGTGTCTCATCTTGTTTACGAGAACGGCTACATGCGTCAGCAACTGCATAAT CCATCTGTAGCAACCACCGACACCAGCTGTGAGTCTGTAGTTACAAGTGGTCAGCACCATCATCAACAAAACCCAACGCCTCAGCATCCACAGAGGGATGCTAACCCAGCTGG TCTTCTTGCAATTGCTGAGGAGACCTTGGCAGAGTTCCTATCAAAGGCTACTGGAACTGCTGTCGATTGGGTTCAGATGGTTGGGATGAAG CCTGGTCCGGATTCTATTGGAATCATTGCTGTTTCCCACAATTGTAGTGGGGTAGCAGCTCGAGCCTGTGGCCTTGTGAGTCTAGAACCCACAAAG GTTGCAGAGATTCTCAAAGATCGTCCATCTTGGTATCGTGATTGCCGTTGCCTCGATGTGCTTACTGTTATTCCTGCTGGTAATGGAGGGAATATTGAACTTATATATATGCAG ACATACGCACCTACTACTTTGGCAGTGGCACGAGACTTTTGGACGCTGAGGTATACTACAGCTCTGGAAGATGGCAGTCTTGTG ATCTGTGAAAGGTCATTGACTCCTGCGACCGGTGGTCCTGCTGGGCCACCTGCACCAAATTTCGTTAGAGCTGAAATGCTTCCCAGTGGCTATCTAATTCGACCGTGTGAAGGGGGTGGTTCAATGATTCACATCGTTgatcatgttgatctagat CCATGGAGTGTACCAGAGGTTCTTAGACCCTTGTATGAATCACCAAAAATTCTGGCGCAGAAAACAACAATTGCT GCTCTTCGACACCTGACACAAATTGCTCAAGAGATCAGTGGTGAAGTTCCATATGGCGGCGGTCGACAACCTGCTGTCTTAAGGGCATTCAGTCAGAGATTGAGCAG AGGTTTCAATGATGCAGTGAATGGATTTTCTGATGATGGTTGGTCTTTGCTGGGTAGCGATGGTGTTGAGGATGTGACGATTGCTATAAATTCATCTCCAAACAAACTTCTTGGTTCTCATGCAAACCCTTCAGCATTATATTCAACCCTTGGAGGTGGCATTTTATGTGCAAAAGCATCAATGTTGCTGCAG AATGTGCCACCTGCTATATTGGTTCGCTTTTTGAGGGAGCATCGTTCGGAATGGGCAGATTGTGGTGTTGATGCTTATTCTGCTGCATCATTGAGAGCTAACCCATATGCAGTTCCTGGTGTTAGGGCTAGCACCGGGTTCTCGGGTAGTCAGGTGATACTTCCTCTTGCACATACTGCAGAACATGAAGAG TTCTTGGAGGTGATCAGGCTTGAGGGTCATGGTTTTAACCAAGATGATGTCATTTTGTCAAGGGATATGTACATGTTGCAG CTTTGCAGTGGAGTTGATGAAAGCGCTGTTGGTGCCTGTGCTCAGCTTGTTTTTGCACCTATTGATGAATCTTTTGATGATGATCTACCTTTGCTACCATCAGGTTTTCGCGTTATACCGCTGGACCCTAAAACA GATTCTCCCGCCACCACACGAACACTTGATTTGGCATCCATGCTAGAGATTGGATCTGGTGCCACTGCACGCTCAGTTAATGAGACTGCTTCGAGTACATACAACCTGCGATCGGTCCTCACAATCGCCTTCCAGTTCACATATGAGAATCACCTCCGAGATAATGTGGCAGCAATGGCCCGGCAATATGTGAGAAGTGTGGTCGCCTCGGTGCAGAGAGTTGCTATGGCAATTGCACCTTCTCGACCGGGCTGTCAGATTGGTGTAAAGCATCCACCTGGTTCTCCTGAAGCACACACTCTGGCACAATGGATTTCTCGGAGCTACAG GGCTCATACTGGAGTTGAGCTCTTTCAGGTAGACTCACAAGCTAATGATTCATTGCTGAAACTGCTTTGGCACCACCCAGATGCTGTCATGTGTTGTTCTTTGAAG GCTTCACCTGTCTTCACCTTCTCCAACCAAGCTGGTCTAGATATGCTCGAAACCACTCTGATAACTCTTCAGGACCTCACACTGGAAAAAATTCTTGACGACAATGGCCGCAAATTGCTTTGCTCGGAGTTCCCCAAGATCATGCAGCAG GGCTTCTCTTATCTTCCTGCTGGTATCTGCCTGTCGAGCATGGGAAGGCCGGTGTCGTATGAACAAGCTGTCACATGGAAAGTCCTGAACGAAGAGGATTCACCCCATTGCCTGGCTTTCATGTTTGTGAACTGGTCTTTTGTTTGA